One Mycolicibacterium rufum genomic window, CGACAGTTCGACGACGTCCGGATCGGCGGCGGCGTGGGAGCGGACGGCGCGCGCCACCGCCATCACGACGTCGGCGAGGTCCGCGAGCTGCTCGGCGCGGGCGGGACGGGCTTGCACGATCCCACCCTACCTGATAGTTATGTAATGATAACTATTTTCTGATAACCATCTTGGGAGACTCCATGACCGCCACCGTCGACACGACGGCGCGCCGGGACGCGACACCGCAGATCACGATCGGCCTGCTCGTCACGCTGGCGCTGCTGTCGGCCGTCGCGCCGTTCGCCACCGACCTGTATCTGCCCGCGTTCCCGCAGATGGTCGACGACCTGCACACCTCCCCGACCAGCGTGCAGCTGACATTGACCGCGTTCCTGCTCGGCCTCGCGGCCGGTCAGTTGGTGTTCGGTCCGCTCTCGGATCGGTACGGACGGGTCAGACCCCTGGTCATCGGCGCGGTGGTGTGCGTGCTCGCCAGCGCGGTCACCGTCCTCGCCCCGACCATCGAGGTGCTCGTCGCGGCCCGACTCGCGCAGGGACTCACCGGGGCGGCAGGCATGGTGATCGGCCGCGCGATCATCTCCGACCTGGCCAGCGGACGCGCCGCCGCGCGCGCCTTCAGCCTGATGATGATCGTCGGCGGCATCGCCCCGATCGCGGCGCCGCTGGCCGGTGGATTCCTGGTGCAGCCGTTGGGCTGGCGCGGTGCGCTCGCGGTGATCCTCGGTCTCGTCGTCGCGATGCTCGTCGCCGCGCTCGTAGTGATCCGCGAGACCCACACCGAGGAGCGCCGCGCCGCGCTGCGCGCCGACAGGGCCACCACGGGCTCACCGCTGCGGGACCTGACGCGACGCGCCTACCTCGGCCATCTGGTGGCGTTCGGGTTCGCGTTCGCGGTCATGATGGCCTACATCTCCGCGTCGCCGTTCGTCTACCAGACGATGATGGGCCTGAGCTCGGCGCAGTACGGAGCGATGTTCGGCGTCAACGCCTTCGGGCTGCTGATGATGAGTGCGACCAGCGCGCGCCTCACCGCGCGCGTCGAGCCTCGCACACTGGCCGGCGTCGGCCTCGCGGTCATCCTGGTGGCGGGCACCGCGGTCCTGATCCTCGCGATCGCCGGTGTTGCCGCGGGTTGGCTGGCTCTGCCGCTGTTCTTCGCGGTCGCCGGCATGGGGCTGATCTTCGGCAACACCACCGCGCTGGCGTTGTCCGCCGCGCCGCGCGCCGCAGGCACCGCATCGGCTCTCCTCGGTGCCACGCAGTTCGGGTTGGCGGCCGTGGTGTCGCCGCTGGTCGGTCTCGGCGGGGAGCACACCGCGATACCGCTGGGCATCGTGATGGTGAGCGCCGCGGCGATGGCCGGCCTCGGCTTCGTCACCGCCCGCCCCTGAGCCACCGACACGGCGAGAAAAGCGTTGGCATCACCCGTCTTCGCTGTGCCACTCTCGCGGCGTGGTCGATGTCGAATCCTTCGCCGCGAACGGCTACGTCAAGCTCGAGCAGGCCGCACCTCGCGCGGTCGCCGACGCGGCGCGCGAGCTGCTCTGGCAGCAGCTCGACGTCGCGCGGGACCCTACGACCTGGACCCGACCGGTGGTGTGGACCGCCGACCTGACCGGCGCGGGACCGTTCGGCACACTGGCCGGCAGCCCCCGCCTGGCCGACGCGCTCGACGCGATCTGCGGCGAGGGCGGCTGGCTCCCCCGCCGCGCGCTCGGCAACATCCCCGTCCGCTTCCCGGTGCATCCGCCCGCCGAGGACCGTGGCTGGCACATCGACCTCAACACCCC contains:
- a CDS encoding multidrug effflux MFS transporter, translating into MTATVDTTARRDATPQITIGLLVTLALLSAVAPFATDLYLPAFPQMVDDLHTSPTSVQLTLTAFLLGLAAGQLVFGPLSDRYGRVRPLVIGAVVCVLASAVTVLAPTIEVLVAARLAQGLTGAAGMVIGRAIISDLASGRAAARAFSLMMIVGGIAPIAAPLAGGFLVQPLGWRGALAVILGLVVAMLVAALVVIRETHTEERRAALRADRATTGSPLRDLTRRAYLGHLVAFGFAFAVMMAYISASPFVYQTMMGLSSAQYGAMFGVNAFGLLMMSATSARLTARVEPRTLAGVGLAVILVAGTAVLILAIAGVAAGWLALPLFFAVAGMGLIFGNTTALALSAAPRAAGTASALLGATQFGLAAVVSPLVGLGGEHTAIPLGIVMVSAAAMAGLGFVTARP
- a CDS encoding phytanoyl-CoA dioxygenase family protein, which codes for MVDVESFAANGYVKLEQAAPRAVADAARELLWQQLDVARDPTTWTRPVVWTADLTGAGPFGTLAGSPRLADALDAICGEGGWLPRRALGNIPVRFPVHPPAEDRGWHIDLNTPGDDGAWFVTNRPHTLLVLTLLSEVTIDDAPTRIRAGSHRDTARVLTDEPLDAVAAGALVDAASASRPVHHATGAPGDMYVLHPFTVHAADEHRGSTPRFMAQGPVLIRSR